The proteins below come from a single Fusarium verticillioides 7600 chromosome 3, whole genome shotgun sequence genomic window:
- a CDS encoding dolichyldiphosphatase, translating to MDDSSTPLASLSVTHVYYDPDDHVSLACAYLALLPQALCIVYATLVLFTREVEVALMFLGQLACEVLNFALKRLIKEERPRRIHGKGYGMPSSHAQFVAFWSVSLALFLLVRHKPPRVHRIRAASSLHRPWSVLERVAVSVAGAAIAAATAWSRVYLNYHTPKQVVVGSVAGVISALGWFIIVAAVRQTGWLKWALETPLARAFRVRDLVVEEDMCQAGWEKWEKRRAASQTIKKDR from the exons atggacGACAGTTCAACTCCCCTCGCTTCTCTCTCCGTCACCCACGTCTACTAC GACCCTGACGATCATGTCTCCCTCGCCTGCGCCtacctcgccctcctcccCCAAGCCCTATGCATCGTTTACGCCACGCTCGTCCTTTTTACCCGCGAGGTCGAAGTCGCCTTGATGTTTCTCGGTCAACTTGCCTGTGAGGTGCTCAACTTTGCCTTGAAACGGCTGATTAAAGAAGAACGTCCGCGTCGCATACACGGCAAGGGCTATGGCATGCCTAGTTCCCACGCACAATTCGTTGCCTTCTGGAGTGTCTCCCTGGCTCTGTTCCTGCTTGTCCGCCACAAACCTCCCCGTGTACATCGTATTCGTGCAGCAAGTAGCTTGCACCGTCCGTGGAGCGTTCTTGAGAGAGTTGCTGTGAGTGTAGCTGGGGCGGCGATTGCGGCTGCGACGGCATGGAGCAGAGTATACTTGAACTACCACACCCCTAAACAGGTCGTCGTGGGTAGTGTTGCAGGTGTCATAAGCGCTCTCGGTTGGTTCATTATTGTTGCTGCCGTGAGGCAAACCGGCTGGCTGAAATGGGCTCTAGAGACGCCTTTGGCGAGAGCTTTCAGAGTTAGGGACCTTGTCGTTGAAGAGGACATGTGCCAGGCTGGTTGGGAGAagtgggagaagaggagagctgcttctcaaacgATAAAGAAAGACAGATAG
- a CDS encoding serine/threonine protein kinase, with amino-acid sequence MGDHTEKHIHFEDGRNRESDGSSDEDCKAVEVVFDPGNPYRRKSSMVASEIKAPVMRHPSRRDECLVHQFLDSQRRAKDAASSASEPESEPSIGSNPPSYLSNNPNPSHATFHKALNGDHIEAVRDDSLDSIVDPKYQKKCRAVVEPGSMEHSGQADQQAWTQQMTKSMSDVDLSGYQDDVRSRLLTKQQLSDMAWGVRELSRRLSSMRLRFKVKSIFILTKIYDQDLIPKTRELVKWLLQHNHEVAYTVYVQDKLKANKKFDVSGLIDEVSKEYLDKGDVNEQAVKETLNRRLRYWDENMCRTRPHTFDFVISLGGDGTVLYASWLFQRIVPPVLSFALGSLGFLTKFDFEDYQQTLLTAFTKGVTVSLRLRFEGTVMRSQPRKRAQISKGSEEEEEEQSRDLVEELIGEEREDEHTHRPDGTFEILNEVVVDRGPNPTMSTTEIFGDDEHFTSVLADGICVSTPTGSTAYNLAAGGSLCHPENPVMLVTSICAHTLSFRPIILPDTIVLRVGVPYSARTASWASFDGRERVELKPGDYVTISASRFPFASVQAEGRRSEDWVNSISGKLGWNTRQKQKSYKEWEK; translated from the exons ATGGGAGACCACACGGAGAAACATATTCACTTTGAAGATGGTCGCAATCGTGAATCCGATGGGAGTTCTGACGAGGACTGCAAGGCAGTAGAG GTCGTCTTCGATCCCGGAAACCCATATCGTCGCAAAAGCTCAATGGTTGCCTCAGAGATCAAGGCGCCTGTCATGCGCCATCCTTCGCGGCGTGATGAGTGCCTAGTCCACCAGTTTCTCGACAGTCAGCGACGCGCAAAAGATGCTGCCAGCTCAGCCAGCGAGCCAGAGTCGGAACCCTCAATAGGAAGCAATCCTCCATCATACTTAAGCAACAATCCAAATCCTAGCCATGCCACCTTTCACAAGGCTCTCAATGGCGATCACATCGAAGCTGTTCGCGACGACAGCCTCGACTCGATTGTGGACCCCAAATATCAGAAGAAGTGTCGCGCTGTCGTCGAGCCTGGCAGTATGGAACACTCAGGCCAAGCTGATCAGCAGGCCTGGACTCAACAGATGACCAAAAGCATGTCCGACGTTGACCTTTCGGGTTATCAGGACGATGTGCGAAGTCGCCTTCTAACCAAGCAGCAGCTTAGCGATATGGCCTGGGGTGTACGTGAGCTAAGTCGCCGACTGAGTAGCATGCGCCTTCgattcaaggtcaagagcaTATTCATCCTCACAAAGATATACGACCAAGATCTAATCCCAAAAACACGAGAATTGGTCAAGTGGCTCCTACAGCACAATCACGAGGTCGCCTACACCGTCTATGTTcaagacaagctcaaagcaAACAAGAAGTTTGACGTCAGTGGCCTCATTGACGAGGTGAGCAAGGAATATCTTGATAAAGGGGACGTGAACGAGCAGGCTGTCAAAGAAACGTTGAACAGGCGACTCCGATATTGGGACGAGAACATGTGCAGAACACGACCTCATACTTTTGACTTTGTCATCTcacttggtggtgatggtaCAGTGTTATATGCCAGCTGGCTCTTCCAGCGCATCGTACCACCTGTATTGAGTTTTGCACTAGGTAGCCTGGGTTTCTTGACCAAATTTGACTTCGAGGACTATCAGCAGACGCTCTTGACGGCCTTCACCAAGGGGGTCACAGTCAGCCTGAGGCTTCGTTTCGAAGGCACTGTCATGAGGAGTCAGCCACGCAAGAGAGCACAGATTAGCAAGGGctctgaggaggaggaggaggagcagtcCCGAGACTTGGTGGAAGAGCTTATAGgtgaggagagggaagatGAGCACACGCATCGGCCGGATGGGACGTTTGAGATTCTGAATGAGGTGGTAGTGGACAGAGGACCAAACCCAA CAATGTCAACTACCGAGAtttttggtgatgatgagcacTTCACCTCAGTCTTAGCCGACGGTATTTGCGTATCGACACCCACAGGCTCAACGGCATATAATCTCGCCGCCGGGGGCTCCTTGTGCCACCCCGAGAACCCCGTGATGCTGGTTACGTCTATATGCGCGCACACCCTGTCATTCAGGCCTATTATCCTTCCTGACACGATTGTGCTGCGGGTCGGTGTTCCATATAGCGCAAGAACAGCTTCATGGGCGAGCTTCGATGGCCGAGAACGTGTCGAGCTCAAGCCAGGAGATTACGTGACCATCAGCGCCAGTAGATTTCCATTTGCCTCGGTGC
- a CDS encoding serine/threonine protein kinase has product MVASEIKAPVMRHPSRRDECLVHQFLDSQRRAKDAASSASEPESEPSIGSNPPSYLSNNPNPSHATFHKALNGDHIEAVRDDSLDSIVDPKYQKKCRAVVEPGSMEHSGQADQQAWTQQMTKSMSDVDLSGYQDDVRSRLLTKQQLSDMAWGVRELSRRLSSMRLRFKVKSIFILTKIYDQDLIPKTRELVKWLLQHNHEVAYTVYVQDKLKANKKFDVSGLIDEVSKEYLDKGDVNEQAVKETLNRRLRYWDENMCRTRPHTFDFVISLGGDGTVLYASWLFQRIVPPVLSFALGSLGFLTKFDFEDYQQTLLTAFTKGVTVSLRLRFEGTVMRSQPRKRAQISKGSEEEEEEQSRDLVEELIGEEREDEHTHRPDGTFEILNEVVVDRGPNPTMSTTEIFGDDEHFTSVLADGICVSTPTGSTAYNLAAGGSLCHPENPVMLVTSICAHTLSFRPIILPDTIVLRVGVPYSARTASWASFDGRERVELKPGDYVTISASRFPFASVQAEGRRSEDWVNSISGKLGWNTRQKQKSYKEWEK; this is encoded by the exons ATGGTTGCCTCAGAGATCAAGGCGCCTGTCATGCGCCATCCTTCGCGGCGTGATGAGTGCCTAGTCCACCAGTTTCTCGACAGTCAGCGACGCGCAAAAGATGCTGCCAGCTCAGCCAGCGAGCCAGAGTCGGAACCCTCAATAGGAAGCAATCCTCCATCATACTTAAGCAACAATCCAAATCCTAGCCATGCCACCTTTCACAAGGCTCTCAATGGCGATCACATCGAAGCTGTTCGCGACGACAGCCTCGACTCGATTGTGGACCCCAAATATCAGAAGAAGTGTCGCGCTGTCGTCGAGCCTGGCAGTATGGAACACTCAGGCCAAGCTGATCAGCAGGCCTGGACTCAACAGATGACCAAAAGCATGTCCGACGTTGACCTTTCGGGTTATCAGGACGATGTGCGAAGTCGCCTTCTAACCAAGCAGCAGCTTAGCGATATGGCCTGGGGTGTACGTGAGCTAAGTCGCCGACTGAGTAGCATGCGCCTTCgattcaaggtcaagagcaTATTCATCCTCACAAAGATATACGACCAAGATCTAATCCCAAAAACACGAGAATTGGTCAAGTGGCTCCTACAGCACAATCACGAGGTCGCCTACACCGTCTATGTTcaagacaagctcaaagcaAACAAGAAGTTTGACGTCAGTGGCCTCATTGACGAGGTGAGCAAGGAATATCTTGATAAAGGGGACGTGAACGAGCAGGCTGTCAAAGAAACGTTGAACAGGCGACTCCGATATTGGGACGAGAACATGTGCAGAACACGACCTCATACTTTTGACTTTGTCATCTcacttggtggtgatggtaCAGTGTTATATGCCAGCTGGCTCTTCCAGCGCATCGTACCACCTGTATTGAGTTTTGCACTAGGTAGCCTGGGTTTCTTGACCAAATTTGACTTCGAGGACTATCAGCAGACGCTCTTGACGGCCTTCACCAAGGGGGTCACAGTCAGCCTGAGGCTTCGTTTCGAAGGCACTGTCATGAGGAGTCAGCCACGCAAGAGAGCACAGATTAGCAAGGGctctgaggaggaggaggaggagcagtcCCGAGACTTGGTGGAAGAGCTTATAGgtgaggagagggaagatGAGCACACGCATCGGCCGGATGGGACGTTTGAGATTCTGAATGAGGTGGTAGTGGACAGAGGACCAAACCCAA CAATGTCAACTACCGAGAtttttggtgatgatgagcacTTCACCTCAGTCTTAGCCGACGGTATTTGCGTATCGACACCCACAGGCTCAACGGCATATAATCTCGCCGCCGGGGGCTCCTTGTGCCACCCCGAGAACCCCGTGATGCTGGTTACGTCTATATGCGCGCACACCCTGTCATTCAGGCCTATTATCCTTCCTGACACGATTGTGCTGCGGGTCGGTGTTCCATATAGCGCAAGAACAGCTTCATGGGCGAGCTTCGATGGCCGAGAACGTGTCGAGCTCAAGCCAGGAGATTACGTGACCATCAGCGCCAGTAGATTTCCATTTGCCTCGGTGC